The following proteins are co-located in the Microvirga ossetica genome:
- the ribA gene encoding GTP cyclohydrolase II RibA, which translates to MRLSLSLSDNPATTLVERAIMEFRSARPVVIDGAEGRALVIGVEDLDDAAAAEIDAAAEGHAHLVLPAARLRRLGLEREGPGRLALPVIDRVRVENLALKVDGRIDAPVRPADALDEEALELARLSLVLPAVIVVPLAEGVEIAPSLLRVPGEAVRDYRHAQALGLKIVSRAPVPLEGAPTSEFVVFRGGEGLRDQVAIVVGKPDLSRPVTVRLHSACLTGDLFGSLKCDCGDQLRETVRFMAQNEGGILLYLDQEGRGNGIANKIRAYKLQSQGYDTYDADEVLGFEADQRRFDFAAAMLKELGIGTVRLMTNNPEKIAALARAGLEVISDHRVLGRPTAENVSYLAAKRDRAGHYIDIEGMLASCSKD; encoded by the coding sequence ATGCGCCTGAGTTTGAGCCTGTCCGACAATCCCGCCACGACCCTGGTCGAGCGGGCGATCATGGAGTTCCGCAGCGCCCGCCCCGTGGTGATCGACGGCGCGGAAGGCCGCGCGCTCGTGATCGGCGTCGAGGATTTGGACGATGCAGCGGCGGCCGAGATCGACGCCGCGGCCGAGGGTCATGCTCATCTCGTCCTGCCGGCGGCGCGGCTGCGCCGCCTCGGCCTCGAGCGCGAAGGACCCGGCCGGCTCGCCCTGCCCGTGATCGACCGGGTACGCGTGGAAAACCTAGCCCTCAAGGTCGACGGGCGCATCGATGCGCCGGTCCGGCCCGCCGATGCCCTGGACGAAGAGGCGCTGGAACTCGCCCGCCTGTCCCTCGTCCTGCCGGCGGTCATCGTCGTGCCCCTGGCGGAGGGCGTCGAGATCGCGCCGTCCCTGTTGCGGGTGCCTGGCGAAGCGGTTCGCGATTACCGGCATGCCCAGGCTCTGGGCCTGAAGATCGTCAGCCGGGCGCCGGTGCCGCTGGAGGGCGCACCGACCAGCGAGTTCGTGGTGTTCCGCGGCGGCGAGGGCCTGCGCGATCAGGTGGCGATCGTCGTCGGAAAGCCCGATCTCTCCAGGCCCGTGACCGTGCGGCTGCATTCCGCCTGCCTCACCGGCGATCTCTTCGGCAGCCTGAAATGCGATTGCGGCGACCAGCTGCGCGAGACCGTGCGCTTCATGGCGCAGAACGAGGGCGGCATCCTGCTCTATCTCGATCAGGAAGGACGCGGGAACGGCATCGCCAACAAGATCCGCGCCTACAAGCTCCAGTCGCAAGGGTATGACACCTACGACGCCGACGAGGTTCTGGGCTTCGAGGCGGATCAGCGCCGCTTCGATTTCGCCGCCGCGATGCTGAAAGAACTCGGCATCGGCACGGTGCGCCTCATGACCAACAATCCGGAAAAGATCGCCGCGCTCGCCAGGGCCGGTCTCGAGGTGATCTCGGACCATCGCGTGCTCGGCCGCCCGACCGCGGAGAATGTCAGCTACCTCGCCGCCAAGCGCGACCGGGCCGGGCATTACATCGATATCGAGGGCATGCTGGCCTCGTGTAGCAAGGATTGA
- a CDS encoding Gfo/Idh/MocA family protein yields the protein MTSLGIGLIGTGYMGKCHALAWNAVAAVFGDVERPHLAVLAEASQDLAERKAHELGFARATGDWRSLVADPAVDVVSITTPNAFHPEMTIAALEAGKHVWCEKPMATKLEDAERMLAAARASAKVAALGYNYIQNPIVRLIRRLLDEGRIGEVNHVRIEMDEDFMADPEQLFYWKSEASSGHGALDDFGVHGLSLIWVLFGGVRRVCGHMAKPYVDRPVKDGGRRAVETYDIATTLIELDNGASGVIALNRSAWGRKGRIFVQLFGAKGSIVYDQERMNEVQLYTADGPKESQGFCTILASPHHPPYDKFIPAPGHGLGFNDLKIVECRELIRRIEGERAHLIAFEDGIRIERTVDAIARSAREGAWVDVTAGG from the coding sequence ATGACGTCACTCGGCATCGGTCTCATCGGCACGGGCTACATGGGCAAGTGCCATGCGCTCGCCTGGAATGCGGTCGCGGCCGTCTTCGGCGATGTGGAGCGGCCGCATCTCGCTGTGCTGGCCGAAGCCTCGCAGGATCTTGCCGAGCGGAAAGCGCATGAGCTCGGCTTCGCGCGCGCCACCGGCGACTGGCGCTCCCTCGTCGCCGATCCTGCCGTCGATGTGGTGTCGATCACCACGCCCAACGCCTTCCATCCCGAGATGACGATCGCAGCGCTGGAGGCGGGTAAGCATGTCTGGTGCGAGAAGCCGATGGCGACGAAGCTCGAAGATGCCGAGCGCATGCTCGCGGCGGCCCGCGCTTCGGCCAAGGTCGCGGCGCTCGGCTACAATTACATCCAGAATCCGATCGTCCGCCTCATCAGACGCCTGCTCGACGAAGGCCGGATCGGCGAGGTCAACCATGTGCGCATCGAGATGGACGAGGATTTCATGGCGGATCCGGAGCAGCTCTTCTACTGGAAGAGCGAGGCGAGTTCCGGCCACGGCGCGCTCGACGATTTCGGCGTCCATGGCTTAAGCCTGATCTGGGTCCTGTTCGGCGGCGTGCGGCGCGTCTGCGGGCATATGGCCAAGCCCTATGTGGATCGCCCGGTCAAGGACGGCGGCCGCCGCGCGGTCGAGACCTACGACATCGCCACCACCCTGATCGAGCTCGACAACGGCGCCTCGGGTGTGATTGCCCTCAACCGCTCCGCCTGGGGCCGCAAGGGCCGCATCTTCGTGCAGCTCTTCGGCGCGAAGGGCTCCATCGTCTACGACCAGGAGCGCATGAACGAGGTGCAGCTCTACACCGCGGACGGGCCGAAGGAGAGCCAGGGCTTTTGCACCATTCTCGCCTCCCCGCATCATCCGCCTTATGATAAATTCATTCCGGCGCCAGGCCATGGGCTCGGCTTCAACGATCTGAAGATCGTCGAATGCCGCGAGTTGATCCGCCGCATCGAGGGCGAGCGCGCGCATCTGATCGCATTCGAAGACGGCATCCGCATCGAGCGAACAGTGGATGCGATTGCCAGGAGCGCCCGTGAAGGCGCCTGGGTGGACGTGACAGCAGGCGGGTGA
- the recQ gene encoding DNA helicase RecQ, translating to MIDPAKILHDVFGFPSFREGQEEIVRAVLAGEDILAVMPTGAGKSLCYQLPTLARQGLTLVVSPLIALMRDQVAALRHFGVEAGSLNSANDPDENRRVVDAVRDGRMRLLYASPERLANTGTTEWLGRAGVNMLAIDEAHCVSQWGHDFRPEYAMLGEVRQRLGNVQTIALTATADVATRGDIMHRLFEEEPRLFIHGFDRPNLRLAMQAKEHSKRQLFSFLDKHRHESGIVYCSSRDATERLADSLSQAGYRAMPYHAGMHQQDRAKNQDIFLQEDGVVMVATVAFGMGIDKPDVRFVAHAALPKSIEAYYQEIGRAGRDGAPADTLTLYGLDDMRLRRLQIEESDASDDQKRVERQRLNALVALCEAPRCRRQTLLAYFGESTEPCGNCDLCIDGVMSFDGTIEAQKILSAIVRTGERFGTEHLISILVGEETDSIRRFGHSKLKTFGVGGDRSKTEWRSLMRQIYAAGLIGLELAEYGRWTLTDKGVAVLKGQERIELRSDVLMKPAERRRRRGRMEAESVVPSDDPLLLDLKALRTRLAKEEGVPAYVIFSDRSLIDMAAKRPVTARAFGEIHGVGQAKLDRYADAFLDVVKAHAA from the coding sequence GTGATCGATCCCGCCAAGATTCTCCACGACGTGTTCGGCTTCCCCTCCTTCCGCGAAGGTCAGGAGGAGATCGTGCGCGCCGTGCTCGCCGGCGAGGACATTCTCGCCGTCATGCCCACCGGTGCAGGCAAGTCGCTCTGCTACCAGCTGCCGACGCTCGCCCGCCAGGGCCTGACCCTCGTGGTCTCGCCGCTCATCGCCCTCATGCGCGACCAGGTGGCGGCCCTGCGCCATTTCGGGGTCGAGGCCGGCAGCCTCAACTCCGCCAACGATCCGGACGAGAACCGCCGCGTGGTCGATGCGGTGCGCGATGGGCGCATGCGCCTTCTGTATGCCTCGCCGGAGCGCCTCGCCAATACCGGCACGACGGAATGGCTGGGACGGGCCGGCGTGAACATGCTCGCTATCGACGAGGCGCATTGCGTCTCGCAATGGGGCCACGATTTCCGGCCCGAATACGCCATGCTCGGCGAGGTGCGCCAGCGGCTCGGCAATGTGCAGACCATCGCGCTCACCGCCACCGCGGATGTTGCGACGCGCGGCGACATCATGCACCGGCTGTTCGAGGAGGAGCCGCGCCTCTTCATCCACGGCTTCGACCGGCCGAACCTGCGCCTCGCCATGCAGGCGAAGGAGCATTCCAAGCGCCAGCTCTTCTCGTTCCTCGACAAGCACCGGCACGAGAGCGGCATCGTCTATTGCTCCTCACGCGATGCGACGGAAAGGCTCGCCGATTCCCTGAGCCAGGCGGGCTATCGCGCCATGCCCTACCATGCCGGCATGCACCAGCAGGACCGCGCCAAGAACCAGGACATCTTCCTGCAGGAGGACGGCGTGGTGATGGTCGCGACCGTCGCCTTCGGCATGGGCATCGACAAGCCCGACGTGCGCTTCGTCGCCCATGCGGCGCTGCCGAAATCCATCGAGGCCTATTACCAGGAGATCGGCCGCGCGGGCCGCGACGGCGCGCCCGCCGATACGCTGACCCTCTACGGCCTCGACGACATGCGCCTGCGCCGCCTGCAGATCGAGGAGAGCGACGCCTCCGACGATCAGAAGCGCGTCGAACGCCAGCGCCTCAATGCACTGGTGGCGCTTTGCGAAGCGCCGCGCTGCCGCCGCCAGACCTTGCTCGCCTATTTCGGCGAGAGCACCGAGCCATGCGGCAATTGCGATCTGTGCATCGACGGCGTGATGTCTTTCGACGGCACCATCGAGGCGCAAAAAATTCTCTCCGCCATCGTGCGCACCGGCGAGCGCTTCGGCACGGAGCATCTCATCAGCATCCTCGTCGGCGAGGAGACGGATTCGATCCGCCGTTTCGGCCACAGCAAGCTGAAAACGTTTGGGGTCGGCGGCGACCGTTCGAAGACGGAATGGCGCTCGCTGATGCGGCAGATCTATGCGGCGGGCCTGATCGGCCTGGAACTTGCCGAATACGGACGCTGGACCCTGACCGACAAGGGCGTTGCCGTGCTCAAGGGCCAGGAGCGGATCGAGCTGCGCTCCGACGTGCTCATGAAGCCCGCCGAGCGCCGCCGCCGGCGCGGGCGGATGGAAGCGGAATCCGTGGTGCCGAGCGACGATCCGCTGCTTCTCGACCTGAAAGCCCTGCGCACGCGGCTCGCCAAGGAAGAGGGCGTGCCGGCCTATGTCATCTTCTCCGACCGCAGCCTCATCGACATGGCCGCCAAGCGTCCGGTGACCGCGCGCGCCTTCGGCGAGATCCACGGCGTCGGACAGGCCAAGCTCGATCGTTATGCGGATGCGTTTCTGGACGTGGTGAAGGCGCACGCGGCATAG
- a CDS encoding ATP-binding cassette domain-containing protein, which yields MDTEAPLIDIRNLVKHFGSVIALSGVSLTVNRSEVMCLLGDNGAGKSTLIKTLAGVHKPTSGDFLVEGRSVAFASPRDALDAGIATVYQDLAMIPLMSVTRNFFMGREPVKGIWPFRNVDFDHCDEVTREEMHKIGIDVRDPHQAVGTLSGGERQCVAIARAVYFGAKVLILDEPTSALGVAQTSMVLKYIHQVRQKGLGVIFITHNVRHAYAVGDRFTVLNRGKTLGTYRKSEIQIEELQNLMAGGKELQAVSEELGGMV from the coding sequence ATGGACACGGAAGCCCCTCTCATCGACATCCGCAACCTCGTCAAGCATTTCGGCTCCGTGATCGCGCTCTCGGGCGTGTCGCTCACCGTCAATCGCAGCGAGGTCATGTGCCTTCTGGGCGACAACGGCGCCGGCAAGTCGACCCTGATCAAGACGCTCGCCGGCGTGCACAAACCGACCTCGGGCGACTTCCTGGTCGAAGGCCGGTCCGTGGCCTTCGCCAGCCCGCGCGACGCGCTCGATGCCGGCATCGCGACGGTCTATCAGGATCTCGCGATGATCCCGCTCATGTCGGTCACGCGAAACTTCTTCATGGGCCGCGAGCCGGTGAAGGGGATCTGGCCGTTCCGCAATGTGGATTTCGATCATTGCGACGAGGTCACCCGCGAGGAGATGCACAAGATCGGCATCGACGTGCGCGATCCGCATCAGGCGGTCGGCACTCTTTCCGGCGGCGAGCGCCAATGCGTGGCGATCGCGCGCGCCGTGTATTTCGGCGCCAAGGTGCTGATCCTCGACGAGCCGACCTCGGCGCTCGGCGTAGCGCAGACCTCCATGGTGCTCAAATACATCCATCAAGTCCGGCAAAAGGGCCTCGGCGTGATCTTCATCACGCACAACGTGCGCCACGCCTATGCGGTGGGCGACCGCTTCACCGTGCTCAATCGCGGCAAGACCCTCGGCACCTACAGAAAATCCGAGATCCAGATCGAGGAGCTGCAGAACCTCATGGCCGGCGGCAAGGAATTGCAGGCGGTGTCGGAGGAGCTCGGCGGGATGGTGTAA
- a CDS encoding DMT family transporter, with product MTQAPIQKTMAVSDWALLAVLSIVWGGSFLFIGVAVRELPPLTIVAVRVVTAALALLVTLRLVGVALPRTRQAWAAFLGMSILNNVIPFTLIVWGQSHIASGLASILNATTPLFTVIVAHYLTVDERLTGQKFAGVIVGFVGVAVMIGAAAFVSLDTSILAQLAILGAALSYGFSGVFGRRFKTMGIPPLATAAGQVTVSSALLLPAALLIDRPWTLAMPGTATIVSLVALGLVSTAFAYLIFFRLLARAGATNVGLVTFLIPVSAILLGVFILGETLAIRHVAGMALIGAGLILIDGRIVSALNARLSAKGLATRGNG from the coding sequence ATGACACAAGCGCCCATTCAGAAGACCATGGCGGTGTCCGATTGGGCGCTGCTGGCCGTGCTTTCCATTGTCTGGGGAGGGTCTTTTCTTTTCATCGGCGTCGCCGTGCGTGAATTGCCGCCGCTGACCATCGTGGCGGTTCGGGTGGTGACGGCTGCCCTGGCTCTTCTCGTGACCTTGAGGCTGGTGGGGGTGGCGCTTCCGCGCACCCGTCAGGCCTGGGCGGCCTTCTTGGGCATGTCGATCCTCAACAACGTGATCCCCTTCACGCTCATCGTCTGGGGACAGAGCCATATCGCCAGCGGGTTGGCCTCGATTCTCAATGCCACGACGCCGCTCTTCACGGTGATCGTGGCGCATTACCTGACGGTCGACGAGCGCCTCACGGGGCAGAAATTCGCCGGCGTCATCGTGGGCTTCGTCGGCGTTGCAGTGATGATTGGCGCCGCCGCTTTCGTTTCTCTGGACACGAGCATCCTGGCACAGCTGGCCATTCTCGGCGCGGCCCTGTCCTACGGCTTTTCCGGCGTGTTCGGGCGGCGCTTCAAGACCATGGGCATTCCGCCGCTCGCGACGGCCGCCGGGCAGGTGACGGTCTCGAGCGCGCTTCTGCTGCCGGCAGCCCTCCTCATCGATCGGCCCTGGACATTGGCGATGCCTGGTACCGCGACCATCGTGTCGCTCGTGGCCCTCGGCCTCGTCTCGACGGCCTTCGCCTATCTGATCTTCTTCCGCCTGCTGGCGCGGGCCGGGGCCACGAATGTCGGTCTCGTGACCTTCCTCATCCCGGTCAGCGCCATCCTGCTCGGCGTGTTCATTCTGGGCGAGACATTGGCGATCCGGCATGTGGCCGGCATGGCCCTGATCGGAGCAGGGCTCATCCTGATCGACGGCCGCATCGTGTCCGCGCTGAATGCCCGGCTCAGCGCGAAGGGGCTGGCGACGCGCGGAAACGGTTGA
- a CDS encoding SLC13 family permease, with translation MTHQQMLSFAIVAGMMALFVWGRLRYDLVAVLSLLAAVLVGIVPADKAFEGFSDDIVIIVASALLVSAAVAKSGILEAGLNRVGPYLRTTQIQIVVLVTVVTVLSAFVKNIGALAMMIPVAFQIARRTNTPPSSFLMPMAFGSLLGGIVTLVGTSPNIIVSRVREELLGEPFGMFDFTPVGIGIALAGVVFLAFGYRLLPQGRKGAASLDAALDIKDYVTEARVTAESDVVGQTVADLHRLANGEVKVSAIIRNETRSSSPLPDVTLRENDLLMLEGESDALESAVARAGLRLSREHRLPETEEATDEIGVIEAIVGPNSALTGVSAGDIGLYERHGVNLIAVSRSGERFKERLRTIPLRSGDVIVLQGNFRRLPDTLRDLGCLPLATREIRLGSARRSLLPAAILAVTMGLVAFNILPVAIAFFGAGVLLVLFGSLTLREAYETIEWPIIVMLGALIPVSESIRTTGGTDLIAGWLSSAANMLPPTGALVLIMVAAMAVTPFLNNAATVLVMAPIAASFASQLGFRPDAFLMAVAIGAACDFLTPIGHQCNTLVMGPGGYRFGDYWRLGLPLSILVVVIGVPLIMLVWPL, from the coding sequence ATGACCCATCAGCAAATGCTTTCCTTCGCCATCGTCGCCGGGATGATGGCGCTCTTCGTCTGGGGCCGTCTGCGCTACGATCTCGTCGCGGTTCTCTCCCTTCTGGCGGCGGTGCTGGTGGGCATCGTGCCTGCCGACAAGGCGTTCGAGGGCTTCAGCGACGACATCGTCATCATCGTCGCGAGCGCCCTTCTCGTCAGCGCTGCGGTGGCGAAATCCGGGATTCTCGAGGCGGGCCTGAACCGGGTCGGACCCTATCTGCGCACAACGCAGATCCAGATCGTCGTGCTCGTGACCGTCGTGACGGTGCTGTCCGCCTTCGTGAAGAACATCGGCGCGCTCGCGATGATGATTCCTGTCGCGTTCCAGATCGCCCGGCGCACCAACACGCCGCCTTCGAGCTTTCTCATGCCGATGGCCTTCGGCTCGCTCCTCGGCGGCATCGTCACCCTGGTCGGCACCTCGCCCAACATCATCGTCTCGCGGGTCAGGGAAGAGCTTCTGGGCGAGCCTTTCGGCATGTTCGACTTCACGCCCGTCGGCATCGGCATCGCGCTCGCAGGCGTCGTCTTCCTCGCCTTCGGCTATCGCCTGCTGCCGCAGGGGCGCAAGGGTGCTGCCTCCCTCGACGCCGCGCTCGACATCAAGGACTACGTCACCGAGGCCCGCGTCACGGCGGAATCGGATGTGGTCGGGCAGACGGTGGCGGATCTGCACCGGCTCGCCAACGGCGAGGTCAAGGTCTCCGCCATCATCCGCAACGAGACCCGCAGTTCCAGCCCGCTCCCGGACGTGACGCTTCGGGAAAACGACCTGCTCATGCTGGAGGGCGAATCCGACGCGCTCGAGAGCGCCGTCGCCCGGGCGGGCCTGCGGCTCAGCCGCGAGCATCGCCTGCCCGAGACCGAGGAGGCCACGGACGAGATCGGCGTCATCGAGGCCATCGTCGGGCCGAACTCCGCCCTGACCGGCGTCTCGGCCGGGGATATCGGCCTCTATGAGCGCCACGGCGTCAACCTCATCGCGGTCAGCCGCAGCGGGGAGCGCTTCAAGGAAAGGCTGCGCACCATCCCCCTGCGCTCCGGGGACGTCATCGTGCTCCAGGGCAATTTCAGGCGACTGCCGGATACCCTGCGCGATCTCGGCTGCCTGCCCCTGGCCACGCGCGAGATCCGCCTCGGCAGCGCGCGCCGGAGCCTCCTGCCCGCCGCGATCCTGGCTGTTACGATGGGGCTCGTCGCCTTCAACATCCTGCCTGTCGCCATCGCCTTCTTCGGGGCTGGGGTCCTGCTGGTGCTGTTCGGCTCGCTGACCTTGCGCGAGGCCTACGAGACCATCGAGTGGCCAATCATCGTGATGCTCGGGGCGCTCATCCCGGTCAGCGAATCGATCCGCACCACCGGCGGCACGGACCTGATCGCCGGCTGGCTCTCCTCGGCCGCCAACATGCTGCCGCCGACCGGCGCCCTCGTGCTGATCATGGTGGCGGCGATGGCGGTGACGCCGTTCCTCAACAACGCCGCGACGGTGCTCGTCATGGCGCCCATCGCGGCGAGCTTCGCCAGCCAGCTCGGCTTCAGGCCCGATGCCTTCCTCATGGCCGTGGCGATCGGCGCGGCCTGCGATTTCCTCACGCCCATCGGCCACCAGTGCAACACCCTGGTGATGGGGCCGGGAGGCTACCGCTTCGGCGATTACTGGCGACTCGGTCTGCCGCTTTCGATTCTCGTGGTGGTGATCGGGGTGCCGCTGATCATGCTGGTCTGGCCGCTGTGA
- a CDS encoding TIGR03862 family flavoprotein: MPSYPSSPEVAIVGAGPAGLIAAEVLGRAGVSVTVYDQMPSVGRKLLMAGRGGLNLTHSEEFERFITRYAEAAPQLRPPIEAFRPEDLRVWCEGLGQETFVGSSGRVFPKAFKASPLLRAWLSRLEGLGVRFALRHRWQGFDDGSLAFTDAAGEPVRVKPDATILALGGGSWPRLGSDGTWVDLLARRGVAVSPLRPANMGFTYPWSEVMRSRFEGEPLKRIALAFEGRIVKGEAIVTADGIEGGAVYALSARLRDAIGERGSALLHIDLRPDLPKDALAKRLSAPRKGQSASTFLRKSAGLSPVGIALLREASPALPVEPDSLARLIKAVPLRLTGTKSLERAISSAGGVPFTELDEHLMLRRLPGIFVAGEMLDWEAPTGGYLLQASFATGIAAAKGVLSRLGIPDAALTESLSSATRQT, encoded by the coding sequence ATGCCCTCGTACCCCTCCTCCCCTGAAGTCGCCATCGTCGGCGCCGGCCCTGCCGGCCTGATCGCCGCGGAGGTTTTGGGACGCGCGGGCGTCTCCGTCACCGTCTACGACCAGATGCCCTCGGTCGGCCGCAAGCTGCTCATGGCGGGCCGGGGCGGGTTGAACCTCACGCATTCGGAAGAGTTTGAGCGCTTTATCACCCGCTATGCCGAGGCCGCGCCGCAGCTGCGGCCCCCGATCGAGGCCTTCCGTCCGGAGGACCTGCGCGTCTGGTGCGAGGGCCTGGGGCAGGAGACCTTCGTGGGATCGAGCGGGCGCGTGTTCCCCAAGGCCTTCAAGGCCTCTCCGCTCCTGCGCGCCTGGCTGTCGCGGCTGGAGGGCCTCGGTGTCCGCTTCGCCCTGCGCCATCGCTGGCAGGGTTTTGACGACGGCTCCCTCGCCTTCACCGATGCGGCCGGCGAGCCGGTGCGGGTGAAGCCCGACGCCACAATCCTGGCGCTCGGCGGCGGAAGCTGGCCGCGGCTCGGCTCGGACGGGACCTGGGTCGACCTGCTGGCCCGGCGCGGCGTCGCCGTCTCGCCCCTCCGGCCGGCCAATATGGGCTTCACCTATCCGTGGTCGGAGGTCATGCGCAGCCGCTTCGAGGGCGAGCCCCTGAAGCGGATCGCACTCGCCTTCGAGGGCAGGATTGTGAAGGGCGAGGCCATCGTCACGGCGGACGGGATCGAGGGCGGCGCCGTCTACGCGCTCTCGGCACGGCTCCGCGACGCCATCGGGGAGCGTGGGTCCGCCCTTCTCCACATCGATCTCAGGCCCGATCTGCCCAAAGATGCTCTGGCGAAGCGCCTGAGCGCACCGAGAAAAGGCCAATCCGCCTCGACATTCCTGCGCAAGAGCGCCGGACTGAGCCCGGTCGGAATTGCCCTGCTGCGGGAGGCTTCCCCTGCCCTGCCGGTAGAGCCCGATTCGCTCGCCCGTCTCATCAAGGCCGTGCCCTTGAGGCTGACCGGCACGAAATCCCTGGAGCGGGCCATTTCCAGCGCCGGCGGCGTGCCGTTCACGGAGCTGGACGAACACCTGATGCTGCGGCGGCTGCCCGGAATCTTCGTCGCCGGCGAGATGCTGGACTGGGAGGCGCCCACCGGCGGCTACCTGCTGCAGGCCAGCTTCGCCACCGGCATTGCCGCAGCGAAAGGCGTCTTGAGCCGGCTGGGGATTCCCGATGCCGCATTGACGGAAAGCCTGTCCTCGGCCACACGGCAGACGTGA
- a CDS encoding CAP domain-containing protein, with the protein MRALFISAFLALGLAGCAGDWALTPKDAVLASSTNDAAAAARLISAYRVSKGLSPVTVDTNLNKAAEHQARAVAAAGRLSHGRFASRMDDYGVIGYSAENLSAGSDSVDGAIGRWKASPGHNSNLLMPQARKIGLARADANNRYGRYWALVLGQ; encoded by the coding sequence ATGCGCGCTCTTTTCATCTCGGCCTTCCTTGCGCTCGGTCTCGCCGGCTGCGCCGGTGATTGGGCCCTGACTCCCAAGGATGCTGTCCTGGCGAGTTCCACGAACGATGCCGCCGCGGCCGCCCGATTGATTTCGGCCTACCGCGTCTCGAAGGGTCTGAGCCCCGTGACGGTCGACACGAATCTCAACAAGGCGGCCGAGCATCAGGCTCGGGCGGTCGCTGCTGCCGGCCGGCTCAGCCACGGCCGCTTCGCCAGCCGCATGGATGATTACGGCGTCATCGGCTATTCGGCCGAGAACCTGTCGGCCGGATCGGATTCCGTCGACGGCGCCATCGGGCGCTGGAAGGCCTCTCCCGGTCACAACAGCAATCTCCTGATGCCCCAGGCGCGCAAGATCGGCCTCGCCCGCGCCGATGCCAACAACCGCTACGGCCGCTACTGGGCGCTCGTCCTCGGGCAATAG
- a CDS encoding SRPBCC family protein has translation MKVGTTADRIVIEYDFRRNSRDVWAALTSPEAIGTWWGGTVRLEPKAGGAFREEWIDGTGRKVVTIGTVSRFEPPELLELSWADEDWPQATQVSMNVEPVADAKTVLRLDHRGWSVLPADRRQQLIEQHAAGWHHHLRNLEAYLGR, from the coding sequence ATGAAAGTCGGGACGACAGCGGATCGGATTGTCATCGAGTACGATTTCAGGAGGAACTCCAGGGATGTCTGGGCGGCGCTGACGTCGCCCGAGGCCATCGGCACCTGGTGGGGCGGCACTGTGCGCCTGGAGCCGAAGGCTGGCGGCGCCTTCCGCGAGGAATGGATCGACGGGACCGGACGCAAGGTCGTCACCATCGGCACCGTCAGCCGCTTCGAGCCGCCCGAGCTTCTCGAGCTCAGCTGGGCCGACGAGGACTGGCCGCAGGCCACGCAGGTGTCCATGAATGTCGAGCCCGTAGCGGATGCCAAGACGGTGCTCCGGCTCGATCACCGCGGCTGGTCGGTCCTGCCGGCCGACAGGCGCCAGCAGCTGATCGAGCAGCACGCGGCGGGCTGGCATCACCATCTGCGGAATCTCGAGGCTTATCTGGGGCGTTAG